The following are from one region of the Channa argus isolate prfri chromosome 6, Channa argus male v1.0, whole genome shotgun sequence genome:
- the drd2a gene encoding dopamine receptor D2a, translated as MDVFTQYAYNDSIYENGTWSFNETEQEQKHPYNYYAMLLTLLIFIIVFGNVLVCMAVSREKALQTTTNYLIVSLAVADLLVATLVMPWVVYLEVVGEWRFSKIHCDIFVTLDVMMCTASILNLCAISIDRYTAVAMPMLYNTRYSSKRRVTVMISVVWVLSFAISCPLLFGLNNTATRDESLCVIANPAFVVYSSIVSFYAPFIITLLVYVQIYVVLRKRRKRVNTKPKQRVRQAAEPDQATSLKDKCTHPEDVRLCTMIVKSNGSFPVNKKKVIFIKDVVNDGEDLELDELNNSGSSHKEKQHQQFALGDIPATSHQLLMPSRANTSPTSTPPTPPEEQQKAEKNGDPSKEALGDPAPAVAKVFQTQALPNGKTQTSVKTLTKRKISQQKEKKATQMLAIVLGVFIICWLPFFITHILNTHCTKCKVPAEMYNAFTWLGYVNSAVNPIIYTTFNVEFRKAFIKILHC; from the exons GTCTTTACCCAGTATGCCTACAATGACAGTATCTATGAAAATGGAACATGGAGCTTCAACGAGACAGAGCAAGAGCAGAAGCACCCTTACAACTACTATGCCATGCTGCTTACTCTTCTCATCTTCATCATTGTATTTGGCAACGTGCTGGTGTGCATGGCTGTGTCCAGAGAGAAGGCTCTGCAGACCACCACCAACTACTTGATTGTCAGCCTGGCTGTTGCTGACCTTCTGGTGGCTACGCTGGTTATGCCCTGGGTCGTCTATTTAGAG GTAGTGGGAGAGTGGCGCTTTAGCAAGATCCACTGTGACATCTTTGTCACTCTGGATGTGATGATGTGTACTGCCAGCATTCTCAATCTCTGTGCCATCAGCATTGATCG TTACACAGCAGTTGCAATGCCAATGCTGTACAACACTCGATACAGCTCGAAGAGACGAGTCACAGTGATGATCTCCGTGGTGTGGGTGCTGTCTTTTGCCATATCATGTCCCCTGTTGTTTGGCCTGAATAACACAG CTACTCGTGATGAGTCTCTCTGTGTCATCGCCAATCCGGCCTTTGTGGTTTACTCTTCCATTGTGTCCTTCTATGCTCCCTTCATCATCACTCTGCTGGTTTATGTGCAAATTTATGTGGTCCTGAGGAAGCGCAGGAAACGtgtaaacacaaaaccaaagcaGCGTGTCCGTCAGGCTGCTGAACCTGATCAGGCCACTTCACTGAAG gATAAGTGCACTCATCCAGAGGATGTGCGGTTGTGCACCATGATTGTTAAATCTAATGGAAGCTTTCCCGTCAACAAGAAGAAAGTG ATATTCATCAAAGATGTAGTCAATGATGGAGAAGACCTGGAGCTGGACGAGCTGAACAACAGTGGCAGCAGCCATAAAGAGAAGCAGCATCAACAGTTTGCTCTTGGAGACATTCCGGCCACCAGCCATCAGCTACTCATGCCCAGCAGGGCCAACACTAGCCCCACCTCTACACCTCCTACACCCCCTGAGGAGCaacagaaagcagaaaagaatGGAGATCCTTCCAAAGAGGCCCTGGGGGATCCAGCACCTGCTGTGGCCAAAGTCTTCCAGACTCAGGCCTTACCTAATGGCAAGACCCAAACCTCTGTAAAAACTTTGACCAAGAGGAAGATCTCCcagcagaaggagaagaaggcCACTCAGATGTTAGCTATTGTCCTTG GTGTATTCATCATATGCTGGCTGCCGTTTTTCATTACTCATATCTTGAACACCCACTGCACAAAATGCAAGGTTCCCGCTGAGATGTATAATGCTTTCACTTGGCTGGGCTACGTGAATAGTGCTGTAAATCCCATCATATACACCACGTTTAATGTTGAGTTCCGAAAAGCGTTCATTAAGATCTTGCACTGTTAA